TTCGTCGGAGCGTAGCGCAGCCTGGTAGCGCATCTGATTTGGGATCAGAGGGTCGTAGGTTCGAATCCTATCGCTCCGACCACTAGCTTCAAGGGATTGGGACAGGCGGCATCTATTGTCCCTAATCTTTTTTCTAGCATTTCCCTAATAAGTTTCAAAAACGCCGCTTGCACGTGTCTGGTGCATGTCGGTCACGCCGGTATTTTCAGTCTGACATTTGTCGTCGGTATCTCCCTTAGCTTCAGATAGTCCTTGGTCATCGTAAGCGTGCTGTGAGCCGCTACCGTCTGTAGAGCGGTAAAGGTCGTAGCCTGCTCGCTTGGCATCCGTCGGAGCCTTAGCTCTAATCGATTTAACGGTGTATCCACGGTGGGCGAGGCCGACCCTCTCCGCAGCCCGGTTCCACGCAGTTCGGATGGCCGTCGCTTCGTATTCCTCGTTGGAGAGCGAATGAACGACGTTCAATCTGCCGATCCGCTCATGCCCGTCGATTTCCCGGATGCGGTTTAGTACCTCACGTATTTCTGGCGTGATCGTCACGTCGAAGGCGATGCCGCTCGAATCTTCCGTTTTCGTGGGGATGAAGTGGATTACCCCGGCGGCGAAATCTACCTGAGACCATTTGAGCAATCGAATTTCGGTAGAGCGTTGAGCCGTCAGGTAGTTAAGTAGCGCGGCGATTTAGAGTTCAATCACGTAATCAGGAGATTGGACATGAAGAAGCGATTCACGGAAGAACAGATCATTGGCTTCCTGAGGGAAGCGCAGACTGGCATCCCGATCAAGGATTTATGCCGTCGGCATGATTTCTCGGAGGCGAGCTACTACCTCTGGCGCAGCAAGTTTGGTGGCATGAGCGTGCCGGACGCGAAGAGATTGAATGAGTTGGAAGCCGAGAATGCCCGGCTGAAGAAGCAGCTGGCGGAGTCGCTGCTGGAAAACGAAGTCACTCGCGAGGCACTGCGAAAAAAGTGGTGAGCGGAGCTTGAGCGAACGCCGAGCCCTACGGGTCATCGGCATGAGTGCGATCGCCTATCGTTATCAACCGGCGCCGGATCGCAATCAAGCCTTACGAGCGCAGATCTTAGCCTTGGCCCAGCGACATCGTCGCTACGGCTCGGGCATGATCTATCTGAAGCTGCGGCAGTCAGGCATGCCAGTCAACCACAAGCGGGTTGAGCGGCTGTATGCCGAAGAGAAGTTGCAGGTGCGCTGCCGCAAGCGCAAAAAGGTGCCGGTATCGGACCGTCAGCCGTTGGGGCGACCGTCGATGGCGAATCAGGTCTGGTCGATGGATTTCGTGTTTGACCGAACAGCGGAAGGCGGTGTCATCAAAAACCTGACGGTGGTTGACGACGCCACGCATGAAGCCGTGGCCATTGTGCCGGAGCGAGCGATTGACGGCCTGGCGCTCACGCGCATTCTGGATCGTGTGGCGTTACATCGCGGTTTGCCGCAAGCGATTCGTACCGAAAACGGCAAAGAATTTTACGGTCGTGCAATGCAGAGCTGGGCACACGGGCGAGGCGTCAAACTGTTCCTGATCAAGCCGGGAAAACCCACCCAGAATGCCTACATCGAATCGTTCAACGGGCGCTTTCGTGATGAATGCCTGAACGAACATTGGTTCACCAGCTTGCATCATGCCAAGGTGGTAATCGAGGCTTGGCGACGGGAATACAACGAGGAGCGACCGAAGAAATCACTGGGCGGATTAACGCCAGCAACCTACGCCCGAAAACTGGCAGGAAAGCAGTGACATTAACCCTCGGACTCTAAAGCCTGGTGCTACTGAAAACGGGGAGACGTCGATAGGTCGCAACAGACGATGAAAATGCCTCGTTGCCGGTGTGTGAAGGTTTGCGCGGGGAGAGTTGGTGCGGAGGCTCGCGGCTAGGAAGTTAACGTCTAAAGAGCGGCTCACCCGGTTAGATGAGCCGTTGTTATTTATCTGACCAAGCGCGGAGCTGAACCCATTTGGGGCGAATAAAGAATTCGATATGGACTCAGCAATGTTTCGGTCGCGATCATCGCCTGGGCAAACGTGTCAAAGTAGATCGCATGATCGGGATCAGACACCCGTGCTCTCCTAATTTCTCTCTCCTCTTCATTCCAGGCGTAGCCAAGGAATTCGTCGTGCGCATAAAACCATACGACATACCCTCTGCGGGGCAAGACTGGAGGTAGCGTTGGTGGTAGGCCTTTCCCTCCGCAAGTACCGGAGCCTGCCGCATCCGCCGAAGTTTGTGGCTGAATACGCTGCTTGCTTGTCTTCTGCATATTTCTTCCATAAGAGAGTTACCCCGGGGGCCACATCCATCATGGCAGCCTCTCTGACACCTGCGTTTCAGATACTTCCGAGAATTTTTCGTCTGAGGGGCCGCAGCGCAGGGACTCCAAAGGTGGCGACTCGTTTCGTAAGGTTCGGCGGCTGATTTGATAACTATTGATAAAGGTGCTAGAGTGATCGCTAACCTAGCCAACTCCAACCGGAGGAAAACCATGATCAGTGCTGAACTCGGCCGCTCGCTTGAGGAGTACGTCGCCGAACTCGTGAAGAGGGGCCGTTATGGATCGAAGAGTGAAGTGTTGCGTGAGGGGGTCCGTCTGATTCAGGATCGCGAGTCGCAGCTTGCTGCGCTCGATGCGATGGTTGAGAAGGGCATCGCAGATGCAGCAGCAGGAAAGGGCCAGTCGGCCGCCGATGTGTTCGACCGCCTTGAGAAGAAGTATCAGGCAAAGGTGGACGAAGAGGGATGATCGTTCACTTATTACCCGAAGCCATCGTAGACCTTGAGAACGTCGGTGATTACATCGCGTTGGACAATCCGCGTCGTGCCGTAACATTCATTCAGGAACTGCGGGACAAGTGTTTGAGCCTCGCAGACATGCCGTACGCGTTCCCCGTCGTGCCGCGCTATGAGCGATTCGGCATTCGCCATCGCATCTACGGTAACTACCAAATTTTCTATCGCGTGGTCGAGTCGGACGAGCGCATCGACATCGTCCACATCCTGCACAGTGCACGAAATTACGCGGCGATTCTGTTTCCCTGACGGCATCCGTTTAAGTGCCGAGGACGGCTAAGCGGCGCGGCAAGTGCCCTCAATCGCTCCCTAAACATTCCCCAACAATCCGTCTGAATCACACCGCCCCGAGCCGCATTCCCACGTAATTCTGCACGCGGACGACGATTAGGGTGCTGACGTCCAGGAGCCTAGCCAATCAAGGCTCCGGACCCGACCTCAAACGATGATTTGGGATCAGAGGGTCGTAGGTTCGAATCCTATCGCTCCGACCAGCAGGATCAAGGGGTTACAGGTTTGTAGCCCCTTTCTATTTCCCGGTTCCTGTTACCGCCACGTTACCGGAAATTCGGGCGCACGATCTAGGACGCTATCGACCTATGTGGACCTTCATCCTGTTCAGCGTTGCCGATACGAAAATCTAATATGCTTCCTCTTCAACGAGGAGCAGCATTCTCGTCGGCTGCATTGGGTTGACCATTCATCGGCCGTAAGTCGACATCTGCTCTTATCGAAGACCGGTGCAGCAGCATTGCGTTTGAACTCGGGGGAAAACGATCGGCGTTGTTTGGTCATCAGACACCTCTCTATATGGCGAGCATTCGCGCCTAAATGAGTGTCCGGACGGATTAGACCACTACACGACAAGCGAGGGCGGTGCGGTGACGCGCCTCGGTGAGGGCGGCAGCGAGAATCCCCAACGCCGCCTCCCTCGCCAGGGCGCATCACCGATGCGTAAGCCGTTTGTCCGCCGCCATCAGAAGGCCGTTGCAACTCAGCGCGAAGAGGGTGAGGAACAGCGCCACGGACATGATCGTGCCGATGTCTCCGAGGTTCATCGCATTGGTCAGCAGGTAGCCGAGCCCCTTTTGCGAGGCGAACATTTCGCCGATGAGCACGCCCAGCAGCGTGAGCGAAAAGCCCAGTCGCATGCCCGCCACGATCTCGGGAAAGATGGCCGGCAGCACCACCCGCCATACGGTCTGCCGGAACGGCAGTCGCATGGTGTGCGCCGCGCGCAGGTACACGGGCTTCATCTGGCGAATAGCGTTCATAGTGAACACGAGAATCGGGATGAGGCCGTGCATCACGCCGAATGCCACCTTGGCAGACAGTCCCAGACCGAAGACCAACAGCACCAGCGGATACAGCGTGACCTTCGGCAACGAGTACAGGTTGACCAGCAACGGCTCGGCCACCGTACCGGCCATGCGGTTGATACCTAGCAGCACGCCCAGGGCAATTCCGCCCGCTATGGCAATAACGAGTGCGTAGACCAGCGCCCGGCCGGTCTCAGCCACATTGTCCCAGAACGATGCCGTGCCGAGCATCTGCCACAACGCCGCCCCTGTCTGGGCCGGAGAGCTAAGCGATGTCCCGCCCACCGCCAGATGCAGGGCCTCCCAGAGCAAGAGCACGACCAGCGCGACGCAGGTGGGTCCGATCAGATTTTTCATGCGAATTCTCCGTTGCCCGCTCAGCGCTGACGGCGCGCCTGGAAGCGCGCGTCGAGCCGGTTGAGCACCACGTTGATCAGCGTGACGGTGACCAGCACCATCAGCATCAGCGCGTACATGTCGTCGTTCTGGAAGTTGTTGTAGGCGTAGCCGATGGCGTATCCGACGCCCGATCCCGACAGAATGAACTCCGACGCGATCACCCCGATGAACGCATACGCCACCGATAACTTCACGCCACTGAACAGATAGGGCAATGCCGCAGGCAGCTTCACCCGCAACGCCGATTGCCACGGCGAGAGCCGCATCACTTTCGCGGTCTTCGACAGCGAGCGCGGAATGCGGTCGAGGCCGGTGAGCGTCGCCGTGATCATGGTCACTACCGCGAGCATCACGGCGATGGCGATGATCGGCAACGACCCGACACCGAACAGCACGATGAATACCGGATAGAAGATGAACGTCGGCACAGCGTAGTAGCTCACGATCATCGGCTCAAGTGCGCGCCGCACGCTGGGCATCGCATGAATCGCGAGTCCGAGCGCGAAGCCAAGCACCACCGCCGCGACCGACGCCGCCACGATATTGACGAGGCTCGTCAAGATATCGTGCGCAAAGCGACCGTCACGCAGCACTTCGATGGCATGGCTGGCCATTGCGCTTGGCGCGATCATCACGTCCACCGGGATCACGCCAACGCGGCAAAGGAACTCGATGAGCAGCACGAAGCCGATCACCACGCCGCTACGCCACACGGTTTCCCGCTTGATCAGGGATTGCGTCATCACGACTCCTTTGGCCATGACGTCAGTGCGCAGCGCCATCGGCGCCCATGACCTTGAGCGATTCGATGCGCAGCTTCTCCCACAGACGCGACGTGATCTCGCCGAAGCGCGGCGTCGACACTACCTGACTGTCGCGCTCACGCGACCAGCCCGTCTCGACGATGTCGATGAACAATCCGGGGCGCGACGACATCACACCAACACGATCGGACAGCATGGCCGCTTCGTCGAGTGCGTGCGTGATCAGCAGCACGGTGGCCGACGTTTCGCGCCACAGCCGTAGCAATTCATCGCCCATGAGCAGACGGGTCTGCTGATCGAGTGCGCCGAACGGCTCGTCGAGCAGAATGAGCCTTGGCTGGATCACCAGCGTGCGCGCAATGCACACCCGCTGACGCATCCCGCCGGAGAGCTGCGCCGGGTAGGCCCTGGCGAAATCGCGCAGCCCCATGAATCCCATGGCGTACTCCACACGACGGTTGATCTCCGCGCCATCGACCCCTGCAGCACGCAGACCGAACGCGATGTTGTCGCGCACGTTGAGCCACGGGAACGACGCGTCTTCCTGGAACACCACGCCCACGCCGTCCGGCACGCCCCTGACCGGCTTGCCCTCGAACATCACCGTGCCGCTGCTGGGTTTGGCGAGTCCGGCAAGCGCGTCGAGCAGTGTCGACTTGCCGCAGCCCGATGGCCCGACGACCGAGAAGAACTCGCCCTTGAGCAGCGTCAGATCGATGGGGCCGAGCGCATGAAACAGCTCACGCTCGCCCGGCTTGTTGAAGTAACGCATCACCGCAGTAAGCACTGCATGGGCTTCGGGATGGGCCACCGGGGTGGGCGCGCGTGCCGCCACGGCCTCGACGATATGGAGCTTGGCATTCGCTTGCATGAGGTTCATAGCTTCCCCTTGGCTTTCAGGTCGGCCGGCAGGAAGCTCGTGTCGACGAGTTTCGACCAGTCCACGTTATCTTTGATTTCTCCGACCAGCTTGAGCCCGTCGACCATGCGATCCAGTTCTTCGCGATCGAACTCGCCCGTGCTCCACATGTGCGAGCGCACCATGTTGTCGACGGCTTCCTTGGCGACCGCCGGCGTGAGCTTGAAGCTGGTTTCGATGATCTTCGCCGCGCCGGCCGGATCGGCATAGGTCGCCTCGACACCGGCGCGACGCCCGGCGATGATGGCACGCAACGCGTCGGGATGCGCCTTGGCGAACTCGCGTGTGGTAATGCCCACCGACGTCGTCATCGGTCGCAGCACGTCGCCGGCACGATAGACCACACGGTACTTGTCCTTGCGCACGATCGACAGTGGCTCGATTGCCACAGCCCCGGCCACTGCGCCCTGCTCGAGCATCGTCATTCCGTTGACGTAGCCGCCCGAAGCCACGCGTGTCACCTTGGCGGGGTCGATGCCCTTGTCGCGCAATACCATCATGAACAGCATTTCCGATACGCTCTTCGGCGAAGTGATGGCCACCTTCTTGCCGACCAGATCCTCCACCGACTTCACGTTGCCGTTGGGCATGGTCACCATCGACGCTTCTGCCACGCTGCGTGTGCCCGTATTGACGATGACGATGTCCATGCCCTGACGCGCCGCCGCGAGGGCCGCCGATACCGCGACCTCGCCGTATGGCGTCTTGCTGGCGAGGATGTTGCGCACGGTGGTTCCGCCGCCGCCGGAACTGAGAATGCCCGTGATGTCGATGCCGGCTTTCTTGAACAGGCCCTTGTCTATCGCCACGGCATAGGGCAGTCCGTACAGGCTGTTGCCCCACTGTGTCACCGAGATTTCCTCAGCGTGAACTGCGCGTACTGCGGGCACCAGCATGGCCGCAGCGCCTAACGTCAGGCAAGCGCGCTTGAACAGATTCGTCATCATCAGCTCCGGGTCCAACATGCAAAAGGTTCGTCGGATTCTGCGCGTTCCCTGCTTGCGCAAAATACATTGTAGACACTCAAATAATCATTGCAACGCAATGTTCGTGCCACGCCCTAGGGGTTTGCACTCAGATGCGCTGAATCATGCAAAATCCCGTGAAAATAAAGCGTTTTATTGATTCATTCGCCGTGATTTCATGCGTTCTCCAGCACATCATGATCGTGCAATTTCTAATCGAAAAATTAATGTGTACGTTATAAATTGCCATGCGCGACGTATGCTGGTGCAGTCTCTCCCGGCTTTGGTGCTGCGTCGCTTCGCATGCACTTGCTTGAGGCCTTCGATTTGCAGTGACATCACGCGTTTGATTTGCCGCAAACCACTGGATACCGGGGCTTTGGTCGTCGCGGTTTCAAGGTGTACACTTCATCATTTTTCATTCGGGCATCGCTTCATGACGTCGCGCAAAGACTCCTACGATTTCCACGATCAGATCGGCCATCTGCTGCGCCGTGCTTACCAGCGACATGTCGCGATCTTCCAGGACGCCATTCCCGATTCGGACCTGACCGCGGCACAGTTCGTGGCGCTGTGCACCGTCAAGGAAAAGCAGTCGTGCTCGCTCAACGACATCGTCAAGACCACCGCCATCGATCAGGCGACCATTCGCGGCGTGGTCGAGCGGCTCAAGGCGCGACATCTGATCGAAGTCACGACCGATCCCAGTGATGGCCGCAAGCTCCTCGTTCGCGCCACGCCCGAAGGACTCGCGCTCATCGATCACACCGTTCCGTTCGCAAAGGAAGTGACCGAGCGCACTTACGGCGCACTCAATCCGGCCGAGCGCGTCGCGCTCGTTTTCCTGTTGCGCAAGATGATGGATAGCGAGACGGTGGAGAGGGACGAGTAAGACCGACACGCCCCTGCCGTGCCCTGCGGCGTTCGCTATCGGTCTGGCTTGGCTCGACATCATCGCGTCGGCATCCTTACGTCGATGCTGCCGGACTCGACTGCGCCGATATGAGGCGGCCCGCGCTCGCCAGTGCGGCGCGCACGGTTTCCGGCGTGAACGGCGGCGCGAAGATGCGCACACCTGTTGCATCGAAAATCGCATTGGCCAACGCTGCAGGCCCGGGTACCGAAGCGGACTCTCCCGCTCCCATCGGCGGCTCGCCCTGACGCGGCATGAGCACGACATCCAGCACGGGCAGCTCGGCGAATGTCAAAATCGGGTAGCTGCCCCACTCGCGGCTGGACACCTTGCCGTCGACGAAGCGCACGCGCTCCTTGAGCGAACGGCTCAGGATCTGCACGACGTTGCCGTGCAACTGATGACGCACCCCGTCGGGGTTCACCATCGTGCCTGTATCCTGACCGACCGTTACGCGCTCCACCGTCACCTCACCGGTCACTCGATCGACGACGACGTCGACGATCCACGCCGACCATGCGGCCCCGAAGCCCGGAAAGCGGCTGTGCACATAACGGGCATAGGACACGCCGCGCCCGCGCGCATGTCGAGGTGCGGCGTCCCAGCGAGCGGTGTCGTGCGACCTCGGCGTCCAGCCTGCGCGCGCGGCGACGGCTTCGAGCAGCTCGATCGCGCGTGCGTCCTTGAGGTGACGCAGCTTGAATTGCAGCGGATCGACGCCGGTGGCCGCCGCCATTTCGTCGGCAAAGGCGTCATGGGCGAAGGAATTGGGCAGCGCCGACACGCCTCTCAACCATGAGGCACGTACCAGCGGCGCCATATCGTCACAAACGAAGCGGCGATTAGGGCTCTCGTAAGGCGATACCGCTGTGCGGTCGCCCATTTCGAAGACGCCGCCGGTCGGGGGCGTGACACCGGTGAGCAGCGAAGCGAGGAGCGGCGCATCGTTCGACGGGTAACGCGAAGCGAAGTCGTAGGCCAGTAACTCGCCATCGCGCGTTGCCGCACCGCGGACCGTCACGACCTGCCCCGTGCCTTTCGGCTCCCAGAGATGTTCGTCGGCGCGCGACAATTGCACGCGCACCGGCGCCCCCACCGCGCGTGAGAGCAGCAACGCATCGCCGCACACGTCATCGGCGCAATTGCGCCCGTAACACCCGGAGGCCTCCATGCGCACGATATCGATCTCCGATTCGTCGCGCGAGATCAACTGCGACAGGTCGTAGCGCAGCGACACGGGATTCTGCGTGCCGGACCAGATAGTGATCCGCTCGCCGCGCTCGGCACGATAATCGGCGACGGCGCACGACGGGCCGATGGAGCCGTGCATCTGATAGGGCCAGGCGTAGGTGCGCTCAAGCGTGACGACGTCATCACACGTGAAAACCGACGCCACGTCGCCCTCTTCGAGCAGCGCGCGACGCGTGGCCGGAGCGGCGGCGATCGCCGCTGCCGGGTCGTCCATGGTGGGCATTGCAGGCAGCGGTTTCCACGCCACCCGAATTTCGCGCGCGGCCCGAATGGCCTGCTCTTCGCGCTGCGCGACGACACCGATGAAATCGCCGATTACGACGACCGCCTTCACGCCCGGTAAATGGACGACGGACGACTCGTCGACCGACAGTAGCGACGACCCGACGAACGGCCCCGAATCGATGCCGCTGTATGGTGGACGCACGACCCGACCGTGCAGCATGCCCGGCACGCGCACGTCGTGCACGAACGTCAGTTCCCCGCTCGCCTTGGCCGGTAGATCGACGCGGCGCGAAGAGGTGCCAACCACGCGATAGGTCGCCGGGTCCTTGACCGGGGTTTCGAGATTCAGGGCGAGTGCGATGCGCTCGCCACGGACAAGCTCGGCGAAGGTGGCGCGGCATGTCGTGCCGTCAACGGTTTCACCGAAGACGCATCCGCCGTCGCACGTCAGTCGCTCGGCGGGAATGTCGAATCGACGGCTTGCCAGTTCGATCAGCGCGTGGCGTGCCTGCGCCGCAGCGCATCGCAGCGGAATAGCGGAAATCTGGAGCGTGGCGCTCGCGATGGTCGGCCCCTGATTGGGCGTGGCGTCGGTGTGACCGAGCTCCATGGCGACCTGCGCAGCTTCGACGTCGAGCTCTTCGGCGACGATCTGGGCGAGTGATGTGCGGATGCCAGTGCCCAGATCGACATGACCGTTAAACCCGAGAATTCGGCCGTCGTCGAGCACGGCGACGAACACTTCGGCGACTGCGGGTACGAAGCTCGAATGGCTTCCCGGCTGGCCTGGCGCGGGCTTGATGGGTTTGACGGGCTGGCGGATGACTGTCAGGCAGCCGTCGCGCGCCAGTAACTCGGTGCGATTCACAAGCAGATTCCTGAGGTTCGGCAAGTGCTGTCGCACCACGCCATTCGTCACGGTAGGGGGCCAATATTGCCCCGTCAATGACCCTGCAGCGGGCGGGGCGCCCATCGATTTCCGGTCGTCTTCGTCGCGCGCCCGCGCTGATAAGGGGAGGCGCACGGCGGGGTTCTGTGGGTCAGCGAGTGCGCTTTTCGTCGGCTTTTGCGGTTTCGATGGCTTCGATGGCCTGCGCCAGCGGCATGACCGCGGCATACTTTTGCTGCATATCGAACAGATTGGCCTCGTGCGGTGCGATGGCGCGGTCGCCCACGCAGTCCGACAGCACGAGCGGACGAAAGCCGTGCGACATGGCGTCGACCACGCTCGCGCGCACGCAGCCACTCGTCACCGCGCCGGCAACGAGTAACGTCTGCACGGCACGCTGCGACAGCCAGGGGGCGAGTTGGGTGCCGAAAAATGCCGATGGCACGACCTTGCGCACCACCAGTTCACCGGGTGCCGGGGCGAGTTCGGGCACGATAGCGCTGTTCGGATGATCTTCGGTGAGTGTGGCCATGCCCGGCACCTTGAGCGAAAACACGTTGTCGTCGCTGCCGTCGTCGGCATACACGATGCGGCTGTGGGCCACCGGCCATCCGTTGCGCCGCGCGAGTGCCAGTGCATCGACCGTGCGGGCGATAGCCTGCGGAATATTGCCGCCGCCGAAGGTCTTCGGGTCGGCAAACCCGACCACCAGATCGATGATCAGCAAACCAATATTGCCGTGCACCGGCAGCGGCGTGCCGAAGCCCTGGCGCTGGTAAACATGGGCTTCGGCGTGTTGCGAGGTATCGCTCATGACATTTGTCTCGTGGTTGGGGGAGGCCGCATCGGTGGCCGACGGTGGGCGGTGGCGCGTCGATATGCCGCGCGGATCATTCGTTCACGACGCGGCCGTCCTTTACGACCACGGTGTCGTCGAGCGATACCGTGCAGTTGCGCAGGGGGATATCGATGTGGCACGTCGTGGTGCGACTGCCGCCGCCTTCATTGTTGGGGCCGAGCGAGAAAAGGAAGTTACCTTCGAAAGCGCGTGCGTCCATGCCGATCGTCGCCTCTCGGTCATACAGGCCGAGCGTGGACCAGCGCGCCCTCGGCTGCAGGCCCCAGCCGATGTGCGAGATGGCGTAGCCCTCGGGATCGCGGAACGTCTCCATGTAGTCGCGCAGCAGCGCTGCGTCCACGCCGCCCTCGATGCGCGTGGCATACCCCTTTTCGACGGTGAGCACGATCGGCTCGGCGACATAGCGCTTTTGCGGCAGCAGGATGTCGCCGCGATCGATCACGAGGGTACCGTGCGCCGTGTGATCGTTCGGATACGAGAGCGCAAAGCCACTTGGCCAGTGGTCCCATCGCCCCGGCTCGTCCACGAAACCGTATTCGGCAGTCGGACCGAATTCGCCCATCGGGCAAACGAACGAGGTGCCCGCAGGCGACGTCACGCGCATCTCGCGCGCCCCCGCGAGTTTGTCGGCTGCGGCAAGCACTCGTGCTTTATCCGCCAGCGTCGGCACCATGCGTGCGAGCACTTCCGGCGGCTCTACGGCCAGCAGGATCTTCGTGCCGCCCTTGAGAATGTCGTGCTGCTCCGGCGAGAACAGCAACGTCATCAGATCGAGCACGAGGTCGCTGTGCTTGAGTGCGGCAATGGCGGCGCGGTTGCCAGTGAGCGGTGTCGTGCCGAGATAGGCCAGCGAGTCGCGGCTGAAGGCCTTCTCGCCGTTGACCGGCGGCAGGTCGAGCCGGTTGACGATTGCGCCCATGGACTGCGTGGCGATCAGTGCGCACGAAAGCGTCTGCGGATGGGTCGCCTGACTCGTGAGAATCGTGACCGTCTGCCCGGGCGTTAGCTTCGAGAGCTTGAGCACTTCCTTCCAGGCTTCGATCAATTGGTAATCGCTGATGGCCATCGTTTGATTCCTCGGTGTTTCTCGGTGTTCGATATCGGAACGTCAGGCGGCAACGGGTCCGCCGAGCGGCGCGCCGAGGAAATCGCCGAACGCGGTGTAGAAGCCGGCCGCGTTGTCCCACGGAATCATATGGCCGGCGTTCGGCACGCGCATGTGCCGCATCGCGGGCGTGGCGCGCTGCAATTCGGCGACGTCTTCGTCGCGCACCACGTCGCCGTTCTGCGCCGTGATCAGCAGCGACGGCACCCGCAATTGCGCGGCGTCGGCATGGAAGTCGTCAGTGTGAAAGCCCTCGTAGGACGCCAGCACGGCGCGCTCGTCGCAGGTGTGCAACCATTCGGCGCGCAGCGCGCGCTCCTCGTGCGTCCAGGTCGGGCAGAAGGCGCGCATGCCTTCGGCATCCGTGCCCGCGCGAGCGAGCGCCATCGAATCCACGTACCACGGCAGTTTGCCCGGGTACTCGCGGCGTCCCGGGCCGGAGACAGGTGGATCGATCAGCACGACCGACGCCAGACCGTGCGGCTCGCGTATGGCCGCGCGCGCGGCGATGCGTGCGCCCATCGAGTGTCCGACGAACGCCACGCGCGCCAGTCCGAGGGCGGCCGTCAGTGCCACCACGTCGTCTGCCTGCGCGTCGAGGCTGTAATCGAGGTCGTTCGACGCGCTCGACAGGCCGCGCCCACGCACGTCGAGTACGTAGGTGTCGAACTCACGGCCGAAGACCTCACCCACAAAGCCCCACGTGACGGCCGGGCTCGTGATGCCCGGTATGAGCACGATGGCGGGGCGTGAAGCGCGCAAACCGTGTGCGCCGCCGTAACGCAAGTAATGCTGGCGAATGCCGTTGGCGGCCACATTGGCGCCGTACTGGAATGTCAAAGACATGAG
This window of the Pandoraea sputorum genome carries:
- a CDS encoding ABC transporter permease translates to MKNLIGPTCVALVVLLLWEALHLAVGGTSLSSPAQTGAALWQMLGTASFWDNVAETGRALVYALVIAIAGGIALGVLLGINRMAGTVAEPLLVNLYSLPKVTLYPLVLLVFGLGLSAKVAFGVMHGLIPILVFTMNAIRQMKPVYLRAAHTMRLPFRQTVWRVVLPAIFPEIVAGMRLGFSLTLLGVLIGEMFASQKGLGYLLTNAMNLGDIGTIMSVALFLTLFALSCNGLLMAADKRLTHR
- a CDS encoding ABC transporter permease; translated protein: MTQSLIKRETVWRSGVVIGFVLLIEFLCRVGVIPVDVMIAPSAMASHAIEVLRDGRFAHDILTSLVNIVAASVAAVVLGFALGLAIHAMPSVRRALEPMIVSYYAVPTFIFYPVFIVLFGVGSLPIIAIAVMLAVVTMITATLTGLDRIPRSLSKTAKVMRLSPWQSALRVKLPAALPYLFSGVKLSVAYAFIGVIASEFILSGSGVGYAIGYAYNNFQNDDMYALMLMVLVTVTLINVVLNRLDARFQARRQR
- a CDS encoding ABC transporter ATP-binding protein, producing the protein MNLMQANAKLHIVEAVAARAPTPVAHPEAHAVLTAVMRYFNKPGERELFHALGPIDLTLLKGEFFSVVGPSGCGKSTLLDALAGLAKPSSGTVMFEGKPVRGVPDGVGVVFQEDASFPWLNVRDNIAFGLRAAGVDGAEINRRVEYAMGFMGLRDFARAYPAQLSGGMRQRVCIARTLVIQPRLILLDEPFGALDQQTRLLMGDELLRLWRETSATVLLITHALDEAAMLSDRVGVMSSRPGLFIDIVETGWSRERDSQVVSTPRFGEITSRLWEKLRIESLKVMGADGAAH
- a CDS encoding MarR family winged helix-turn-helix transcriptional regulator, whose protein sequence is MTSRKDSYDFHDQIGHLLRRAYQRHVAIFQDAIPDSDLTAAQFVALCTVKEKQSCSLNDIVKTTAIDQATIRGVVERLKARHLIEVTTDPSDGRKLLVRATPEGLALIDHTVPFAKEVTERTYGALNPAERVALVFLLRKMMDSETVERDE
- a CDS encoding type II toxin-antitoxin system RelE/ParE family toxin, with amino-acid sequence MIVHLLPEAIVDLENVGDYIALDNPRRAVTFIQELRDKCLSLADMPYAFPVVPRYERFGIRHRIYGNYQIFYRVVESDERIDIVHILHSARNYAAILFP
- a CDS encoding type II toxin-antitoxin system ParD family antitoxin — encoded protein: MISAELGRSLEEYVAELVKRGRYGSKSEVLREGVRLIQDRESQLAALDAMVEKGIADAAAGKGQSAADVFDRLEKKYQAKVDEEG
- a CDS encoding IS3 family transposase (programmed frameshift) → MKKRFTEEQIIGFLREAQTGIPIKDLCRRHDFSEASYYLWRSKFGGMSVPDAKRLNELEAENARLKKQLAESLLENEVTREALREKSGERSLSERRALRVIGMSAIAYRYQPAPDRNQALRAQILALAQRHRRYGSGMIYLKLRQSGMPVNHKRVERLYAEEKLQVRCRKRKKVPVSDRQPLGRPSMANQVWSMDFVFDRTAEGGVIKNLTVVDDATHEAVAIVPERAIDGLALTRILDRVALHRGLPQAIRTENGKEFYGRAMQSWAHGRGVKLFLIKPGKPTQNAYIESFNGRFRDECLNEHWFTSLHHAKVVIEAWRREYNEERPKKSLGGLTPATYARKLAGKQ
- a CDS encoding ABC transporter substrate-binding protein, giving the protein MLDPELMMTNLFKRACLTLGAAAMLVPAVRAVHAEEISVTQWGNSLYGLPYAVAIDKGLFKKAGIDITGILSSGGGGTTVRNILASKTPYGEVAVSAALAAARQGMDIVIVNTGTRSVAEASMVTMPNGNVKSVEDLVGKKVAITSPKSVSEMLFMMVLRDKGIDPAKVTRVASGGYVNGMTMLEQGAVAGAVAIEPLSIVRKDKYRVVYRAGDVLRPMTTSVGITTREFAKAHPDALRAIIAGRRAGVEATYADPAGAAKIIETSFKLTPAVAKEAVDNMVRSHMWSTGEFDREELDRMVDGLKLVGEIKDNVDWSKLVDTSFLPADLKAKGKL